One Prolixibacteraceae bacterium DNA segment encodes these proteins:
- a CDS encoding TolC family protein, translating to MKKIYLWCFLSFIPSLVLIAQTKREMSLEEALSIAYEKNSSLKIAYEDLKVYIADYKTTNAIYMPQVSLSESYVATNNPMQVFGINLQQTSITSSDFAPDKLNNPSTTDNWNSMVSVRMPIFNLDKIYERKAAKEAMESRSSMLKRSFDLIGFEVKKAYYALQLSSVSVKVAHKSKQTSQAALKRVRSLSKEGMATSADLSLAQVHLLKSENQQLLTKSNYKKANRYLTFLLGLDLDTEVTPIDKLGDIEQTGFDSQTSVSKERADLVAKLHQVNALYHQVKKNQMGWVPSLNGMANYSLNSDEIFQNTSNSYWIGVTLQWNIFQGGVRWNQNKKHKAEYRKAKIEFSQMQKKADMELQNMQDQLLLYRQQSELMHKAFLQAKETYAIQSNRYNEGLEQTADLLLSQTEMEQLHWKFLQSQYQSALAYFQLQLMLQK from the coding sequence ATGAAGAAGATCTATTTATGGTGCTTTCTTTCTTTTATCCCATCGTTAGTGCTTATAGCACAGACAAAACGGGAGATGTCTTTGGAAGAAGCACTCTCTATTGCTTATGAAAAGAATAGCTCATTGAAGATTGCTTACGAAGACTTAAAGGTTTATATTGCAGACTATAAGACAACCAATGCGATCTATATGCCTCAAGTTTCGTTGTCCGAAAGTTATGTAGCGACCAATAATCCCATGCAGGTGTTTGGTATCAATCTTCAACAAACCTCTATCACTTCGAGTGATTTTGCCCCAGACAAGTTGAATAATCCATCTACTACGGATAACTGGAATAGTATGGTTTCCGTTCGAATGCCGATTTTTAACTTGGATAAGATTTACGAAAGAAAAGCGGCTAAGGAGGCGATGGAATCAAGGTCCTCTATGTTGAAGCGATCCTTTGATCTCATTGGATTTGAAGTGAAGAAGGCATATTATGCTTTACAACTCTCTTCTGTAAGTGTCAAGGTTGCACATAAATCTAAACAAACTTCCCAAGCTGCTTTAAAAAGAGTTCGTTCTCTTTCGAAAGAAGGGATGGCTACCTCTGCGGATTTATCTCTTGCACAGGTTCATCTACTTAAGTCTGAAAATCAACAGCTTCTTACCAAAAGTAATTACAAAAAGGCCAATCGTTACCTGACATTTCTATTAGGACTTGATTTGGATACTGAGGTGACTCCCATAGACAAACTAGGGGATATTGAGCAAACAGGCTTTGACTCTCAAACTTCTGTAAGTAAAGAACGTGCCGATCTTGTTGCCAAATTGCATCAAGTAAATGCGTTATATCATCAGGTCAAAAAGAATCAGATGGGTTGGGTTCCATCTCTTAATGGAATGGCGAATTATAGCTTGAATAGTGACGAGATATTCCAGAATACGAGCAATAGTTATTGGATTGGTGTGACACTACAGTGGAATATCTTTCAAGGTGGCGTACGATGGAATCAAAATAAGAAACATAAAGCAGAATATCGAAAAGCCAAAATAGAATTCTCTCAGATGCAAAAGAAGGCGGATATGGAGCTGCAAAATATGCAAGACCAACTTCTTCTATATAGACAACAATCTGAGCTTATGCACAAAGCTTTTCTACAAGCTAAAGAGACCTATGCAATTCAATCGAATCGCTATAACGAAGGACTGGAACAGACTGCAGACTTGTTGTTAAGTCAAACGGAGATGGAACAACTTCATTGGAAATTCCTTCAGTCTCAGTATCAAAGTGCCCTAGCATATTTTCAACTACAACTCATGTTACAAAAATAG
- a CDS encoding SusC/RagA family TonB-linked outer membrane protein, giving the protein MRDIKILRSQCTAKTLGVVALAATLFFPAVTFANNSPEAQSVFQQDSKKVIKGVVTDKETGETIIGATVMVPGTSIGTVTNFEGEFTLKVNADARQLRISYLGYQEQIIEYTGQKVLNIALANDTQNIDEVVVTALGIKRESKKLGYAMTEVKGEEVAQSNTVNPVSALQGKSAGVSVSGSDGGAFGATKIQIRGVSTLGSNNQPIFVVDGVILDNNTSGGSEWETDSNDFGNELKNLNSDDFESVSILKGSAATALYGSRGINGAVIITTKSGSNTKGLGITISQTTGIDHVYNTPSLQNEYGNGTLSGYVNYGEVKPNGKFNSFDNQGQFKTSTLDGKTYPSLPELSSLSFGPRYDGQQVIGYDGKLTPYRSYEDNFKDAYDLGFNSNTNFTIQGGNEKTHFYMSNSYNYRKGTYKNNSFNRYSFLLKGDHQISEKLKAEASVNFSQSNAANPAGNLGGNFATGTFSRSYDTKFYKDKYTTTHGGIPGTGPADEYSQVPGSGFWFSVNNNEITQREYVIRPTAQLTYKAAPWIDFTVNANMNLYFVNKESKILGGGYKNDGGSYMIGSQYKRQQTLKALVNIRKDISETIGFSLMAGAEYYDQLNYYTEVKTDGGLIIPGQYFISNSKKTVIGNGGLNQTKKMFSTYALASFSVKDDLFIDITGRNDWSSSLVYTNGSGNNSYFYPSVSSSWIVSNTFEVPEAINFFKLRASWAQVGNDTAPYAINQGFNVRTIERDGTFNYRNEVPTSMIDPSLRPERKTSYELGLDIRMLNSRFNIDAAVYQETTKDQIINIPAPAESGVSSQMVNGGEIMNKGFEIALNTTPIKTRDFQWDLNFNYSKNKSEIVYLHPTVGEYKVLAGSIGYGNYRVGSAAYIGGEYGVLLSDAAPMKFQAKDADGNNIDDPRNGQKVLVWNDSKRGAYAKRSGKVEKIGSIMPDFEGSLSTSFRYKSLSISALFDLRFGGEIVSYNNRYGTAYGFTESSLEYRDEAHGGVAWDTQYADDAGMRYHDGVIPQGVFATGTTVTTPTGAKQDVSGMSYQEAFDKGFVEPTHASFHHYFSNSWKQGTVHDGWVSEVNYISLRQLAINYAFPSQTLSKVGIKNLNLSLVGRNLGFIYNSLPNNLNPEGLRGNKSDYSYFERNFTPYTATYSLALKFNL; this is encoded by the coding sequence ATGCGAGACATTAAGATCTTAAGATCCCAATGTACTGCAAAAACATTGGGAGTAGTAGCTTTGGCTGCAACCCTATTTTTTCCTGCAGTCACATTTGCCAACAACTCACCAGAGGCTCAATCAGTTTTTCAACAGGATTCTAAAAAAGTAATCAAAGGGGTCGTAACAGACAAAGAGACTGGAGAAACGATCATTGGTGCAACCGTTATGGTTCCTGGTACTAGTATTGGAACTGTTACAAACTTTGAAGGGGAATTTACCCTAAAAGTAAATGCAGATGCGAGACAGCTTCGCATTTCCTATCTTGGATATCAAGAACAAATTATTGAATACACTGGGCAAAAAGTGCTCAATATTGCACTTGCAAATGACACACAAAATATAGACGAAGTAGTTGTTACTGCTTTGGGAATAAAAAGAGAGTCTAAGAAACTAGGTTATGCTATGACCGAAGTAAAAGGAGAAGAGGTAGCTCAGTCAAATACTGTAAACCCCGTTTCTGCACTTCAAGGTAAATCTGCTGGTGTTAGTGTTAGTGGTAGTGATGGTGGTGCCTTTGGTGCAACCAAAATTCAGATTCGTGGAGTATCCACTCTAGGATCTAACAACCAGCCTATTTTCGTAGTAGATGGGGTTATTCTTGACAACAACACTTCAGGTGGATCTGAGTGGGAAACAGATAGTAATGATTTCGGTAATGAATTAAAAAACTTGAACTCAGATGATTTCGAATCGGTATCGATCCTTAAAGGATCTGCTGCGACAGCACTATATGGATCTAGAGGTATCAACGGTGCGGTAATCATTACAACGAAAAGTGGTTCTAATACCAAAGGTTTAGGGATCACTATCTCACAAACAACAGGTATTGACCATGTTTACAATACACCATCACTTCAAAATGAGTATGGAAATGGTACACTTTCTGGATATGTTAATTATGGGGAAGTAAAGCCTAACGGTAAGTTCAATTCATTTGATAACCAAGGACAATTCAAAACTTCAACATTAGATGGGAAGACATACCCATCTTTACCTGAGCTATCTAGTCTAAGCTTTGGACCTCGTTATGATGGACAACAAGTGATTGGATACGATGGAAAACTAACACCGTATAGATCTTACGAAGACAACTTTAAGGATGCATACGATTTAGGATTTAATTCAAATACCAACTTTACGATTCAAGGTGGTAACGAGAAGACCCATTTCTATATGTCAAACTCATACAACTATCGTAAAGGAACGTACAAAAACAACAGTTTCAATAGATACTCTTTCCTATTGAAAGGAGATCACCAAATCTCGGAGAAGTTAAAAGCAGAAGCATCGGTTAATTTTTCTCAATCGAATGCAGCAAACCCAGCAGGTAACCTTGGGGGTAATTTTGCAACAGGAACATTCTCTAGATCTTATGACACTAAGTTCTATAAAGATAAGTACACAACCACACACGGTGGTATCCCAGGAACTGGACCAGCAGATGAGTATAGTCAAGTACCAGGATCAGGATTTTGGTTCTCTGTAAACAACAACGAGATCACACAAAGAGAATATGTGATCCGTCCAACGGCTCAATTGACTTATAAAGCAGCACCATGGATCGACTTTACAGTAAATGCCAATATGAACCTTTACTTTGTAAACAAAGAGAGTAAAATTCTTGGTGGTGGATACAAAAATGATGGTGGTTCATATATGATCGGCAGTCAATACAAAAGACAGCAGACATTAAAAGCATTGGTGAATATCCGTAAGGATATTAGTGAAACAATCGGTTTTAGTTTGATGGCAGGAGCTGAGTACTACGATCAACTAAATTACTACACAGAAGTAAAAACAGACGGAGGTCTTATTATCCCTGGACAATATTTCATCTCAAATAGTAAAAAAACAGTAATTGGAAATGGAGGATTGAATCAAACAAAGAAGATGTTCTCTACCTATGCATTGGCATCGTTTAGTGTAAAAGATGATCTCTTCATAGATATTACAGGACGTAATGACTGGTCGTCTTCATTAGTTTACACTAATGGATCAGGAAACAACTCATACTTCTACCCTTCTGTAAGTTCATCATGGATTGTATCGAATACATTTGAAGTACCAGAGGCTATCAACTTCTTTAAATTGAGAGCATCATGGGCACAAGTAGGTAACGATACAGCACCATACGCTATCAACCAAGGTTTTAATGTTCGTACTATTGAAAGAGATGGAACCTTCAACTACAGAAATGAAGTCCCTACATCTATGATAGATCCTAGTCTTAGACCAGAGCGTAAAACATCTTATGAGCTTGGTTTAGACATTAGGATGTTGAACAGTAGATTTAACATTGACGCAGCAGTTTATCAAGAGACAACAAAAGATCAAATCATCAACATCCCTGCTCCTGCAGAGTCAGGTGTAAGTTCTCAGATGGTAAATGGTGGGGAAATAATGAACAAAGGTTTTGAGATTGCATTGAATACAACTCCAATCAAAACTCGTGACTTCCAATGGGATTTAAACTTTAACTACTCGAAGAACAAAAGTGAGATCGTATACCTTCACCCAACAGTTGGAGAATATAAAGTTCTTGCTGGTAGCATCGGTTACGGTAACTATCGTGTAGGATCCGCAGCATATATTGGAGGAGAGTATGGTGTGCTACTTTCAGATGCAGCACCTATGAAATTCCAAGCAAAAGATGCTGATGGAAACAATATCGATGACCCTCGCAACGGACAAAAAGTTCTAGTTTGGAATGACTCAAAAAGAGGTGCATATGCAAAGAGAAGTGGTAAGGTAGAGAAAATAGGATCAATTATGCCTGACTTCGAAGGAAGTTTAAGCACTTCATTTCGTTACAAATCGTTATCTATAAGTGCCCTATTTGATTTAAGGTTCGGTGGAGAAATCGTATCCTACAACAACCGTTACGGAACTGCTTATGGTTTTACTGAGTCTTCACTAGAGTACAGAGATGAAGCACACGGTGGCGTTGCATGGGATACTCAATATGCAGACGATGCAGGAATGAGATATCATGATGGAGTTATTCCTCAAGGGGTTTTTGCTACAGGAACGACTGTAACAACACCAACAGGAGCAAAACAAGATGTATCAGGAATGTCATATCAAGAAGCATTCGACAAAGGTTTTGTTGAGCCAACACATGCTTCATTCCACCACTATTTTAGTAACTCATGGAAACAAGGTACCGTTCATGACGGATGGGTATCCGAGGTTAATTACATCTCACTACGTCAGCTTGCTATTAACTATGCATTCCCTTCACAAACACTTTCTAAGGTAGGAATTAAGAATCTGAACCTTTCACTTGTAGGAAGAAACCTTGGGTTTATCTATAACTCTCTTCCAAACAATTTGAACCCAGAAGGGCTACGTGGAAACAAAAGTGACTACTCATATTTCGAGAGAAACTTTACTCCATACACTGCAACCTATTCGTTGGCATTGAAATTCAACCTTTAA
- a CDS encoding SusD/RagB family nutrient-binding outer membrane lipoprotein — MKNKIIYALLAVAAILSTSCNKEDFAETNTNPSIISKPDVNFLLTEALYRIGGRDSYTEWFYNNSQYFFPWCQTTVSGGGNNTDMNRMSSAGSVDYYRYVLPPLAEMRYQIDQRLDKTQANGYQYLRAITFPIQIYQVLKMTDVTGAVSYSEAGLAKYTTPPLLTPKYDLQQDLLNLFDKQLAETVKTLTNDVVINGQTVQQTSVGSQDFVYNSKWDKWAKFANGLRLKIAARLLHQNREKAFEIAESVANSSIGSMDALSDDFVYYPSSKEYHMNNNVDFGNGGKNLIDFLVANKDPRVRFYFHKNSFNSKVIQAFFDQGKDVPPYILANVDYDEDAEGNKTFRGWKGEGEPWVRYYGAPVKPDASLDPELNKIYFNSVNFQLKSSTGATKGYSPLSGYSYKIVKPNRDYNYPDAPDAPLKQMKEDKPYAWTLMSSAEANLYLAEFKLLGANIPGSAQDYLTRAITISVESADYIAGHNGMPYYSEPYDSYVDRAGKEVSESTVALKTGEIDNLLLQPAYELTGDKDSDLEKVYIQMYIHFLSAPNELYVTCRRAGIPKAGSTILPAEDMSITTGPLPFPRRFTINTPTKDNLNYANQLSAIQAQNFTSGQNEPTVLNSERLWYDIGAPAFNAGPNY, encoded by the coding sequence ATGAAAAACAAAATTATATATGCACTTCTTGCAGTAGCTGCAATCCTAAGCACTAGCTGTAACAAAGAAGATTTTGCCGAAACAAACACCAATCCATCTATTATTTCTAAGCCAGATGTAAATTTTCTTCTGACTGAAGCACTATATCGAATTGGTGGTAGAGACTCATATACAGAGTGGTTTTACAACAACAGCCAGTATTTTTTCCCATGGTGTCAAACCACTGTATCTGGAGGAGGAAACAATACAGATATGAACAGAATGTCCTCTGCAGGAAGCGTGGATTACTATCGTTACGTATTGCCTCCATTGGCAGAGATGAGATATCAAATTGACCAAAGGTTAGATAAAACACAGGCTAATGGATATCAATATCTAAGAGCAATCACCTTTCCTATTCAAATCTATCAAGTATTGAAAATGACGGATGTGACGGGAGCAGTATCTTACTCAGAGGCAGGATTAGCTAAATATACGACTCCACCTCTTCTTACACCAAAGTATGATCTACAACAGGATCTATTGAATCTTTTTGACAAGCAGTTGGCTGAGACAGTAAAGACTCTTACCAATGATGTGGTCATTAATGGACAAACAGTACAACAAACAAGTGTTGGATCACAAGATTTCGTTTACAATAGTAAATGGGACAAATGGGCAAAATTTGCCAATGGTCTAAGACTGAAAATCGCAGCTCGCTTGCTTCACCAAAATCGTGAGAAAGCATTTGAAATAGCAGAATCTGTAGCAAACAGTAGCATTGGATCAATGGATGCCCTTTCTGATGATTTTGTATACTATCCATCATCAAAAGAGTATCACATGAATAATAATGTGGACTTTGGTAATGGAGGTAAAAATCTTATCGATTTCTTAGTGGCAAACAAAGATCCACGCGTAAGGTTCTATTTCCATAAGAACAGCTTTAACTCAAAGGTGATTCAAGCATTCTTTGATCAAGGGAAAGATGTTCCTCCATATATTCTTGCGAATGTAGATTATGATGAAGATGCAGAAGGAAACAAAACATTCAGAGGATGGAAAGGCGAAGGAGAACCATGGGTACGTTATTATGGAGCTCCTGTAAAACCAGATGCATCCCTTGATCCAGAACTAAACAAAATTTACTTTAACTCAGTAAACTTCCAGTTGAAATCTAGCACAGGAGCAACAAAAGGTTATAGCCCACTGTCAGGTTACTCTTACAAAATTGTTAAACCTAATAGAGATTACAACTATCCAGATGCTCCAGATGCTCCATTAAAGCAGATGAAAGAAGACAAGCCTTATGCTTGGACATTGATGTCATCGGCTGAAGCAAATCTTTATCTAGCAGAGTTCAAATTATTGGGTGCAAATATTCCTGGATCAGCTCAAGACTATTTGACAAGAGCGATCACTATTTCGGTTGAAAGTGCAGACTATATCGCAGGGCACAACGGAATGCCTTACTATAGCGAGCCATATGATAGCTATGTAGACCGTGCAGGAAAAGAGGTTTCTGAGAGTACAGTAGCATTAAAAACTGGAGAAATCGATAACCTATTATTGCAGCCAGCTTACGAGCTTACAGGAGACAAAGATAGTGATTTGGAAAAAGTATATATCCAAATGTATATTCACTTCTTATCTGCTCCAAATGAGCTTTATGTTACTTGTCGTCGTGCAGGTATTCCTAAAGCAGGAAGTACTATTCTTCCAGCAGAGGATATGAGTATTACTACTGGACCACTACCATTCCCACGTAGATTCACGATAAATACTCCAACCAAAGACAACTTGAACTATGCAAATCAACTTAGTGCAATTCAAGCTCAGAACTTTACTTCAGGTCAAAACGAGCCGACGGTACTAAACAGTGAAAGACTTTGGTATGATATAGGAGCTCCAGCATTTAACGCAGGTCCTAACTACTAA
- the rfbC gene encoding dTDP-4-dehydrorhamnose 3,5-epimerase, protein MKIVETPIKDLVIIEPNVFEDNRGYFMESYKKELLEPFSGPFYILQENESMSKKGALRGLHYQGPPTAQAKLVRCIQGEVLDVCVDIRRNSPTFLQSFSIRLSDVNKLQLFVPKGFAHGFITLSETAVFSYKVNAPYSPKDEGGILWSDPSIDIDWVLDPSEYIISPKDQKLPKVSDWISPFE, encoded by the coding sequence ATGAAAATAGTTGAAACACCTATAAAAGATCTTGTTATCATCGAACCAAATGTTTTCGAAGATAATCGTGGATACTTTATGGAGTCTTACAAAAAAGAGTTATTAGAACCTTTTAGTGGCCCTTTTTATATCCTTCAAGAGAACGAATCGATGTCAAAAAAAGGTGCCCTTCGTGGACTACACTATCAAGGACCACCTACTGCACAGGCTAAGTTAGTACGATGTATTCAAGGTGAAGTCCTCGATGTTTGTGTTGATATTAGACGTAACTCTCCAACGTTTCTTCAGTCCTTCTCAATTCGACTATCTGATGTCAATAAACTACAGCTCTTTGTTCCAAAAGGATTTGCTCATGGGTTCATTACTCTTAGTGAAACAGCAGTATTCTCTTACAAAGTCAATGCTCCTTACTCACCAAAAGATGAGGGAGGAATTTTATGGAGCGACCCTTCTATTGATATTGATTGGGTCTTAGACCCATCAGAATATATTATCTCTCCAAAGGATCAAAAGCTTCCGAAGGTATCTGATTGGATATCTCCATTTGAATAA
- a CDS encoding DNA-3-methyladenine glycosylase I, translating to MMNQDIRRCEWCKADAQYIVYHDTEWGVPKIDDIELFEKLSLEGAQAGLSWITILRKREGYREAFMHFVPQKIVEKELSFFLENMDNPKIVRNRRKIESIYTNAIAFIEIQKEYGTFANYWWKWSNYTILDNQPKESKDIPSQTELSKEISKDLKKRGFKFVGPTIIYSMMQATGMINDHLHDCMFRNHGIVMDRSLLID from the coding sequence ATGATGAATCAAGATATTAGACGATGTGAATGGTGTAAAGCAGATGCGCAATACATTGTTTACCATGATACAGAATGGGGGGTTCCAAAGATTGATGACATCGAACTATTTGAGAAACTCTCTCTAGAAGGTGCTCAAGCTGGATTAAGTTGGATTACCATACTGAGAAAAAGAGAAGGATACCGAGAAGCATTTATGCACTTTGTTCCTCAAAAAATTGTCGAAAAAGAGTTGTCATTCTTCTTAGAGAATATGGACAATCCAAAAATTGTTCGTAACAGACGAAAGATAGAAAGTATCTACACCAATGCAATCGCATTTATTGAGATTCAGAAGGAGTATGGAACCTTTGCGAACTATTGGTGGAAATGGAGTAATTACACCATCCTTGACAACCAGCCTAAAGAGAGCAAAGATATTCCAAGTCAAACAGAACTCTCAAAAGAGATTTCTAAAGATCTCAAAAAAAGAGGATTTAAATTTGTTGGACCGACCATTATATATTCCATGATGCAAGCAACGGGAATGATCAATGATCACCTTCATGACTGTATGTTTAGAAATCATGGGATTGTTATGGACAGATCCCTTTTAATAGATTAA
- the rimO gene encoding 30S ribosomal protein S12 methylthiotransferase RimO — MNKKVNIVTLGCSKNLIDSELFMGQLEANGYEVITDSNETDADIVAINTCGFILDAKEESINTILDFVEAKKRGDVSKIFVFGCLTERYKDELMAEIPEVDGFYGKFQVKKMVEDLEGEYKMSLKNQRYVTTPSHYAFLKISEGCNRTCSYCAIPYITGKHKSRPIEDIVIEATLLAKKGVKELLVIAQDLSFYGLDLYKEQRLAELVRQLAKIEGIEWIKLHYAYPSNFPYDLLPVMQQESKVSLYLDIALQHISDNMLKLMRRNINKEETLALLARIRKEVPGIHLRTTLLVGHPGETEEDFNELCEFVETARFERLGVFAYSHEDNTYAGENYEDIIVEETKQARVEKIMELQQNVSLLHNEQKVGKDLKVVIDRVEGDLYIARTEFDSPDVDGEVFVKSDRELSIGEFVKVHVTEAADYDLYAEIIE, encoded by the coding sequence ATGAATAAGAAGGTAAATATTGTTACATTAGGTTGTTCCAAGAATCTAATTGATTCAGAACTATTTATGGGTCAACTTGAAGCGAACGGATATGAAGTAATAACCGATTCGAATGAAACAGATGCTGATATTGTGGCAATCAACACTTGTGGATTCATTTTGGATGCAAAAGAAGAGTCTATTAATACTATCTTAGACTTCGTAGAAGCAAAAAAACGTGGAGATGTATCTAAAATATTCGTTTTTGGATGTCTTACAGAGAGATATAAAGATGAATTGATGGCTGAAATTCCTGAAGTGGATGGCTTTTATGGAAAGTTCCAGGTAAAAAAGATGGTAGAAGATCTTGAGGGAGAATACAAAATGAGCCTAAAGAATCAACGTTATGTTACGACTCCTTCTCACTACGCATTCTTAAAAATATCTGAAGGTTGTAATAGGACTTGCTCCTATTGTGCCATCCCATATATCACAGGGAAACACAAATCAAGACCCATAGAGGACATCGTAATCGAAGCAACACTTCTTGCAAAAAAAGGGGTGAAAGAGTTACTTGTAATCGCACAAGATCTCTCTTTTTATGGATTAGACTTATATAAAGAGCAACGTTTGGCTGAACTCGTTCGTCAACTAGCAAAAATTGAGGGTATAGAGTGGATTAAGTTACATTATGCTTATCCATCAAACTTTCCTTATGATCTATTACCTGTGATGCAGCAGGAGTCTAAAGTTTCTCTATATCTTGATATCGCACTACAACATATTTCAGACAATATGTTGAAATTAATGCGTCGTAATATCAACAAAGAAGAGACGCTAGCTCTTTTAGCAAGAATTCGCAAAGAGGTACCAGGAATACATCTTCGTACCACACTTCTTGTAGGACACCCTGGAGAGACTGAGGAGGACTTCAATGAGTTGTGTGAATTTGTTGAAACAGCACGTTTTGAAAGACTTGGTGTTTTTGCTTACTCTCACGAGGACAATACCTATGCTGGGGAGAATTATGAAGACATTATCGTAGAAGAGACCAAACAGGCTCGTGTAGAAAAGATTATGGAACTACAACAAAATGTTTCACTTCTGCATAACGAACAAAAGGTTGGTAAAGATTTAAAAGTCGTAATAGACAGAGTAGAAGGAGATTTATATATTGCCCGTACAGAATTTGATTCTCCAGATGTCGATGGAGAAGTGTTTGTAAAAAGTGATAGAGAGCTCTCTATCGGTGAATTTGTAAAGGTTCATGTAACAGAAGCAGCAGACTATGATCTATACGCAGAGATAATAGAATAA